From one Brachypodium distachyon strain Bd21 chromosome 4, Brachypodium_distachyon_v3.0, whole genome shotgun sequence genomic stretch:
- the LOC100833196 gene encoding disease resistance protein RPP13, with protein METAVATAFLGKIAPKLFAFLKEKHAQRRSLERDIQYIRKEFRMITAAIQDHDRRRRHLRHSNGGSDDDVQTVWIQLVRDLAYSIEDCVDRFTHRAKLPPATSSWLRQTVHGVRTATTRSKFAAAVRELRKISEEASKLRSCYYVSSGGGEYNTYFLDSETPTHTIAADLVGMDEPRDEVLELIRETQGQAKQLKVISIVGFGGLGKTILAREVYEHERCGRQYEPRAWVHAGERGAGDVLEEILDELGMPVDAATNCGNVIKLSTRIRDFLGSKRFFIVIDDMRKEFWNIIKNAFPALNGMSSRVIVTTAVHSIANACSAHGHVYMMRTLNVENSRRLFFKEASLVDPPPDAELGSEALKKGDGLPLALVTIAQFLQSRGNPTRVEWAKVGNNLGELLETNDTLARMNKVLVHSYSSLHDHVLKACLLYMGIFPGGRPVRTEGLIRRWLAEGFVEDCGAANDRFRELVDRSIVLPAALNSNNNTEVKTCQTHGMMLEFVLRKSVRESFVTLLHGQDRPPGDDKIRWLSLNHYSGNPSNDLSHVRSLTVFGKTHKSVLEFSRYELLRVLDLEECDDHLDDKHLLEICYLLLLRYLSLRGNSTIEVLPKEISKLKYLETLDLRRTNITVLPIQVLKMASLIHLFGAFKLQDVGRKLMSKLQAFLSEKSKLETLSGFVTDESRQGFAQLMGHMEHLTKVKIRWESTVDDNSNHNHLSRAIQGFIERGTNMNDTRSLSLGSTSSTEWPQDLLNFSLENSCYLHSLKLHANNICSLPLFVTMLSGLTELCFSSPNSHLSGDILVSVSRVSCLHYLKLTASQMGSLEIENGVLDSLRGLCIVAESMAGLEIKQGALPRLESLRLLCKDLNGRVLCGIKMEWLGRLKEVALHDGVSEGTKQDWREAAKKHPKRPKVLFMQTAHVVDRMQMGSGDENSESYVAPTPMAEDTVQEEVNYEGSVVRKRPAGVIARLIHGSKLCECEYEKQRKQEREEAAGMHPKRPKVSFVDTVVVEEVEVMMQMEQSAAAAAPIAVGDDELRPGEGRELSVAGKIAGLTRHFKRRRFF; from the exons ATGGAGACGGCGGTGGCCACCGCTTTCCTCGGCAAGATCGCGCCGAAACTATTCGCATTTCTGAAGGAAAAGCATGCGCAGCGGCGGAGCCTGGAGCGCGACATCCAGTACATCAGGAAGGAGTTCCGCATGATCACCGCCGCCATCCAGGACCAcgatcgtcgtcgtcgtcatctaCGGCATAGCAATGgcggcagcgacgacgacgtgcAGACAGTCTGGATCCAGCTCGTGCGCGACCTGGCCTACAGCATCGAAGACTGCGTTGACCGCTTCACGCACCGCGCGAAACTGCCTCCGGCAACGTCGTCGTGGCTCCGGCAGACTGTCCACGGAGTGAGGACGGCGACGACCCGCAGCAAGTTCGCCGCCGCGGTCCGTGAGCTCCGCAAGATCTCAGAGGAGGCATCCAAGCTGAGATCGTGTTATTATgtcagcagcggcggcggtgaatATAACACCTACTTCTTGGATTCGGAGACGCCGACCCACACCATTGCAGCTGATCTGGTGGGCATGGACGAGCCCCGTGACGAGGTCCTGGAGCTGATAAGGGAGACCCAAGGCCAAGCGAAGCAGCTGAAGGTGATCTCCATTGTTGGGTTCGGTGGTTTGGGGAAGACAATTCTTGCCAGGGAGGTGTACGAGCATGAGCGCTGTGGCCGGCAGTATGAGCCACGTGCTTGGGTTCATGCCGGGGAGAGAGGCGCCGGTGATGTTCTTGAGGAGATTCTCGATGAACTCGGCATGCCGGTTGATGCGGCCACTAATTGCGGCAACGTTATCAAGCTCAGCACAAGAATCAGAGACTTCCTTGGGTCCAAAAG GTTCTTCATTGTGATCGATGACATGCGGAAAGAATTTTGGAACATCATAAAGAACGCCTTCCCTGCACTCAATGGCATGAGCAGCAGAGTCATCGTGACAACGGCCGTTCACTCCATAGCAAATGCCTGCTCTGCTCATGGCCATGTGTACATGATGAGAACTCTTAACGTGGAAAACTCGAGGAGGCTGTTCTTCAAAGAAGCTTCCCTGGTTGATCCACCGCCTGATGCCGAGCTCGGTTCCGAGGCGCTCAAGAAAGGCGACGGTCTGCCACTTGCTCTTGTCACCATTGCCCAGTTCTTGCAGAGCAGAGGCAATCCGACAAGGGTAGAATGGGCAAAGGTGGGCAACAATCTTGGTGAGCTCCTGGAGACAAATGACACCTTAGCAAGGATGAATAAGGTGCTCGTCCACAGCTACAGCAGCCTCCATGATCATGTCCTCAAGGCCTGTTTGCTATACATGGGCATTTTCCCGGGTGGCCGTCCGGTCAGGACAGAGGGCCTGATAAGGCGATGGTTAGCCGAAGGATTTGTCGAAGATTGTGGTGCTGCAAATGACAGATTCAGGGAGCTTGTTGACCGGAGCATCGTTCTGCCTGCTGCTCTGAACAGTAACAATAATACAGAGGTGAAAACATGTCAGACCCATGGTATGATGCTCGAGTTCGTGTTGCGCAAGTCGGTACGGGAGAGCTTCGTCACGTTGTTACATGGCCAAGATCGCCCACCCGGTGATGATAAAATCAGGTGGCTTTCTCTTAACCATTACTCGGGGAATCCAAGCAATGATTTGTCTCATGTCCGGTCTCTGACCGTATTCGGGAAGACGCACAAATCTGTCCTGGAATTCTCCAGATACGAACTGCTGCGGGTGTTGGATCTAGAAGAATGTGATGATCACTTGGATGACAAGCatttgttggagatatgctACCTGTTGCTTCTCAGGTATCTAAGCCTAAGAGGCAATAGTACCATTGAAGTGCTTCCCAAGGAGATCTCAAAGCTTAAGTACTTGGAGACGTTGGACCTAAGAAGGACGAACATAACGGTTCTGCCTATACAAGTCCTGAAGATGGCATCTCTGATTCATCTGTTTGGAGCGTTTAAGCTCCAAGATGTTGGCCGGAAGCTGATGAGTAAGCTACAAGCATTCCTGTCAGAGAAGAGCAAGCTGGAGACACTATCAGGATTTGTTACTGACGAGAGCCGCCAGGGATTCGCACAGCTCATGGGTCATATGGAGCACCTGACGAAAGTGAAAATAAGATGGGAGTCCACTGTGGATGACAACAGCAACCACAATCATCTCTCAAGGGCCATCCAGGGCTTCATTGAGAGAGGCACCAACATGAACGATACCCGTTCACTATCACTGGGCTCCACCTCCAGTACAGAATGGCCCCAAGACTTGCTCAATTTCTCACTGGAAAATTCATGTTATCTTCACTCGTTGAAGCTACATGCAAACAACATATGCAGCCTGCCACTGTTTGTCACCATGCTGAGTGGCCTTACTGAGCTATGCTTCTCATCACCAAACAGTCACCTCAGTGGGGATATCCTTGTTTCTGTCAGTAGAGTGAGCTGCTTGCATTACCTCAAACTTACAGCAAGCCAAATGGGCAGTTTGGAGATAGAGAATGGGGTGCTCGATAGCCTGCGAGGCCTATGCATAGTGGCCGAATCCATGGCCGGATTAGAGATCAAGCAGGGTGCTCTGCCGCGGCTCGAGTCGCTCCGGCTTCTCTGCAAGGATCTAAATGGCCGGGTTCTTTGTGGCATAAAGATGGAGTGGCTCGGACGACTTAAGGAGGTGGCTCTCCACGATGGAGTGAGCGAGGGAACGAAGCAAGATTGGAGAGAAGCAGCAAAGAAGCATCCGAAACGGCCCAAGGTACTGTTTATGCAAACAGCACATGTTGTCGACAGGATGCAGATGGGAAGTGGTGACGAAAATTCAGAGAGCTACGTAGCACCAACTCCCATGGCCGAAGACACCGTCCAAGAGGAGGTTAACTACGAGGGATCTGTCGTGCGGAAGAGGCCGGCAGGAGTGATTGCCAGACTGATCCATGGTTCCAAACTCTGTGAATGTGAATATGAAAAGCAGAGGAAGCAGGAACGGGAAGAGGCAGCGGGGATGCACCCGAAACGGCCCAAGGTCTCGTTTGTGGATACAGTAGTGGTGGAAGAGGTTGAGGTGATGATGCAGATGGAGCAAtctgcggcggcagcagctccCATTGCTGTGGGTGACGATGAACTGCGGCCGGGAGAAGGACGTGAGCTCTCTGTTGCGGGGAAGATAGCCGGACTAACACGACACTTCAAACGACGTCGATTCTTCTAG
- the LOC104584935 gene encoding ethylene-responsive transcription factor 13-like, translated as MASSSGKGEELTATAAAAKEETTHVTASASPAPLAVARGYRGVRTRPGRRKFVAEITRNKRRFYLGSFDTPEEAARAYDSACFDFQGKSSPRLNFPHEAAALAQRRMSYEKEMKEPASLTMEGSERLNHLPYAQQIWELNNASPFKFLYDDDDALQPAYFVDGLTDGITERITSMLAQSSVDGSAAAPGGGTKRRSTISSTSCSSVPGLVLNLKEALLTVLPWAPWDPF; from the exons ATGGCTAGCTCTTCCGGAAAGGGCGAGGAgttgacggcgacggcggcggcggcaaaggaggagacaacgcaCGTGACAGCCTCGgcgtcgcccgcgccgctggcGGTAGCACGTGGTTACCGCGGCGTGCGCACGCGGCCGGGGAGACGAAAGTTTGTGGCGGAGATCACCCGCAATAAAAGGCGCTTCTACCTGGGGTCGTTCGATACGCCTGAAGAGGCAGCGCGGGCCTACGACAGTGCCTGCTTCGACTTCCAAGGCAAGTCCTCTCCCCGGCTTAACTTCCCTCATGAGGCCGCCGCGCTGGCACAGCGGCGGATGAGCTACGAGAAGGAGATGAAAGAGCCCGCATCGTTGACCATGGAGGGGTCGGAGCGGCTCAACCACCTCCCCTATGCACAACAAATTTGGGAGCTGAATAATGCGTCGCCATTCAAATTCctttatgatgatgatgatgcccTGCAGCCGGCATATTTCGTCGATGGGTTGACGGATGGGATTACCGAAAGGATCACCTCGATGCTGGCACAGTCGTCCGTCGACGGGTCTGCAGCAGCACCG GGGGGtgggacgaagaggaggagcacgaTCTCCAGTACGAGCTGCAGTTCTGTTCCTGGCTTGGTTCTCAACCTCAAAGAAGCTCTCCTCACTGTGCTTCCCTGGGCGCCATGGGATCCCTTCTAG